The following coding sequences are from one Wenzhouxiangella sp. AB-CW3 window:
- a CDS encoding TonB-dependent receptor: MRAFWILALTAAFASGSVVAEEPTLEELMRKIEALEERDRERQGRIENLETELRAAQALEEDEAREDDDERATPRPAATGAGPQADPLDPTPARMRARPMATGEVTSGTAFNPAISVILDGYYAHFSDHLDDPAGFDSGHSHAHGGHGHGIEEGFNLREAEVTFTGSVDPYFDMMVMAAISDHGIELEEAYITTRSLPQGLQVKAGKFFSDVGYINKQHPHDWFFVDQPWFRELIFGEEGLSETGVQLSWLAPFDSYTRFGVEVLEGSSDGVASYLGDSRHEMVTVLPGENNEPVRNRWRADKNLRDRDGPRLFTGFVKWAPDLGFDHAMQLGAFGGVSQVWQDETAHSSGRLETWDGDSQFVGADLVYKYGRGGLMGHGNFVFQAEYALRERDVEFQSRQFTDFSNLVPTGPADDPDRRDQTWRQDAFYMQGVYGFAPRWNAGLRVDGAGLTNRAYDGGTDSLGRRGMREDLDASWRYSGQVTYAPTEFSRLRAQVSYNDIADGHDAWQFMLQFNMSLGVHGAHAF, encoded by the coding sequence ATGAGAGCATTCTGGATACTGGCCCTGACCGCCGCATTCGCCAGCGGCAGCGTCGTGGCCGAGGAACCGACACTGGAAGAGCTGATGCGCAAGATCGAAGCGCTCGAAGAGCGTGATCGCGAGCGTCAGGGGCGTATCGAAAACCTTGAAACCGAGTTGCGTGCCGCGCAGGCGCTCGAGGAAGATGAAGCGCGGGAAGACGATGACGAACGCGCCACGCCACGCCCGGCGGCCACCGGTGCCGGACCGCAGGCTGACCCGCTCGACCCGACTCCGGCACGCATGCGTGCCCGTCCCATGGCCACCGGCGAGGTGACTTCCGGCACGGCGTTCAATCCGGCCATTTCGGTGATTCTCGACGGCTACTACGCTCATTTCAGCGATCACCTGGACGATCCAGCCGGCTTCGACTCCGGTCACAGCCATGCTCATGGGGGCCATGGCCATGGCATCGAGGAGGGCTTTAATCTGCGCGAGGCCGAAGTGACCTTCACCGGCAGTGTCGACCCCTACTTCGACATGATGGTAATGGCCGCCATCAGCGACCACGGCATCGAGCTGGAAGAAGCCTACATCACCACCCGCTCGCTGCCGCAGGGCCTGCAGGTCAAGGCCGGCAAGTTCTTCAGCGATGTCGGCTATATCAACAAGCAGCATCCGCATGACTGGTTCTTTGTCGACCAGCCCTGGTTCCGGGAGCTGATCTTCGGCGAGGAAGGCCTCAGCGAGACCGGTGTGCAACTGTCCTGGCTGGCACCATTCGACAGCTACACCCGTTTCGGTGTCGAGGTGCTCGAAGGCAGCAGTGACGGCGTGGCCAGCTACCTGGGCGACAGCCGGCACGAGATGGTGACCGTCCTTCCCGGAGAGAATAATGAGCCGGTCCGCAATCGCTGGCGCGCCGACAAGAACCTGCGTGACCGTGACGGGCCGCGCCTGTTCACCGGCTTCGTCAAGTGGGCGCCCGACCTGGGCTTCGACCACGCCATGCAACTCGGCGCCTTCGGTGGTGTCAGCCAGGTGTGGCAGGACGAGACCGCGCATTCCTCCGGCCGCCTGGAAACCTGGGACGGCGACAGCCAGTTCGTTGGTGCCGATCTGGTCTACAAGTACGGCCGTGGCGGTCTGATGGGGCACGGCAATTTTGTCTTCCAGGCCGAATATGCATTGCGCGAGCGTGATGTCGAGTTCCAGAGCCGCCAGTTCACCGACTTCTCCAACCTGGTCCCGACCGGTCCGGCCGATGATCCCGATCGTCGCGATCAGACCTGGCGCCAGGATGCCTTTTACATGCAGGGCGTCTACGGTTTCGCACCGCGCTGGAATGCCGGCCTGCGCGTCGACGGCGCGGGTCTGACCAACCGCGCCTACGATGGGGGTACGGATAGCCTGGGCCGGCGCGGCATGCGTGAGGATCTCGATGCCTCCTGGCGCTACAGCGGTCAGGTGACCTATGCCCCGACCGAGTTCTCACGCCTGCGTGCGCAGGTCAGCTACAACGACATCGCCGACGGACACGATGCCTGGCAGTTCATGCTGCAATTCAACATGAGCCTGGGCGTGCATGGTGCCCACGCCTTCTGA
- a CDS encoding fused MFS/spermidine synthase has product MPILAALFFASGFAALVYQVLWVRELGLLFGSTAQAAALAIAVFFAGIAAGGWFWGRRARRLASGLAAFGWLEVAVAATALGHFVLLDAYQALYPALYPVIGDVPIADTLFKILLAALILFPVSFLMGGTLPVLGQYLIRQPAELGRLGSLLYAVNTGGAAFGALAAGFVLPVWLGFAGAYGVAVLLDLTVGLLALWLARRWVEAAPRPVEQDALKAPGREPGRASSLLWALAFTSGLVAIAVEVVWTRMFAQVLQNSVYTYALVLVVFLLALTLGATLANRLSRVRRLAADRIILGLLATAAVLVAASAWLFQAATGGLGYIGAGRDWWEYLTSVITVAAVVMLVPGIMLGTVLPYLLRLLESSTASTGEIIGRLVATNTVGAIAGALIAGFVLLPLVGPAGSLMILSAVYLLVMAGFMVLREQGGGRALALAPAALALAFLFAPTDWVTRVYLNPGHGERLVELREGSHAAAAVIERDDHLLIRVNNHYTLGGTGALESERNQALIPMMLHPDPRDVFFLGMGTGITAGASLLFPVERVVVCEILPEVVHLATAHFGPWTEGLFEDERVTIHAEDGRNCLRRSRQTFDVIISDLFTPWKAGTGNLYTLEHFHTAAARLNEGGLFVQWVPTYQVSEKEFGILARTMDEAFDQVVLWRGDLFPDQSIVALVGQNRAEPLDPQVPIAHGRALAGNPDLPDDLLAAVNLRFYAGNITASGLFDEAAINTDRRPLIEYQAPRTQRAVQAGLARWLTGDQLGLLYERLIQNPGLDHDPYLARLDAAQRDYVLAGRSYFHYGVYRRAGREEEAEMLLADFIARTPFERAPPEPEQPETLSGWEESGRR; this is encoded by the coding sequence ATGCCGATCCTGGCCGCTCTTTTCTTTGCCTCCGGCTTCGCCGCCCTGGTCTACCAGGTGCTGTGGGTGCGCGAACTCGGCCTGTTGTTCGGCTCCACCGCCCAGGCCGCGGCGCTGGCTATAGCCGTGTTCTTTGCCGGCATCGCCGCCGGCGGCTGGTTCTGGGGCCGGCGCGCGCGGCGGCTGGCCAGCGGCCTGGCCGCTTTCGGCTGGCTGGAGGTTGCAGTGGCGGCCACCGCGCTGGGGCATTTCGTGCTCCTCGATGCCTACCAGGCGCTGTATCCGGCGCTGTATCCGGTCATTGGCGACGTGCCCATTGCCGATACGCTGTTCAAGATCCTGCTGGCCGCGCTGATTCTCTTCCCGGTCTCATTTCTCATGGGCGGCACCCTGCCGGTGCTGGGCCAGTATCTGATCCGCCAGCCGGCCGAGCTGGGTCGGCTGGGCAGTCTGCTTTATGCCGTCAATACCGGTGGCGCCGCGTTTGGAGCGCTGGCCGCCGGGTTCGTGCTGCCGGTGTGGTTGGGTTTTGCCGGTGCCTATGGCGTGGCCGTGTTGCTGGATCTCACCGTCGGCCTGCTCGCACTGTGGCTGGCCCGGCGCTGGGTCGAGGCCGCACCTCGACCGGTTGAGCAGGACGCGCTAAAGGCTCCGGGCCGGGAGCCGGGAAGGGCGTCATCTTTGCTGTGGGCGCTGGCGTTCACTTCCGGGTTGGTGGCCATTGCCGTGGAAGTGGTCTGGACGCGCATGTTCGCGCAGGTGTTGCAGAATTCGGTCTATACCTATGCCCTGGTGCTGGTGGTGTTCCTGCTGGCGCTGACCCTGGGCGCGACGCTGGCCAATCGCCTCAGCCGGGTTCGACGGCTGGCCGCCGATCGCATCATTCTGGGGCTTCTGGCCACGGCTGCCGTGCTGGTGGCGGCTTCGGCCTGGTTGTTCCAGGCCGCGACCGGCGGCCTGGGTTACATCGGCGCCGGGCGCGACTGGTGGGAATACCTCACCAGTGTGATCACCGTGGCGGCCGTGGTCATGCTCGTGCCGGGCATCATGCTGGGCACGGTGCTGCCCTACCTGTTGCGATTGCTTGAGAGCAGTACCGCGAGCACCGGCGAAATCATCGGCCGGCTGGTGGCTACCAACACGGTGGGCGCCATCGCCGGTGCGCTGATCGCCGGATTCGTCTTGCTGCCACTGGTCGGTCCGGCCGGCAGCCTGATGATTCTCTCGGCGGTCTACCTGCTGGTCATGGCGGGTTTCATGGTGCTGCGCGAGCAGGGCGGTGGTCGGGCACTGGCATTGGCACCCGCCGCATTGGCGCTGGCTTTTCTGTTTGCGCCCACCGACTGGGTCACTCGCGTCTACCTCAACCCGGGTCACGGCGAGCGTCTGGTGGAATTGCGCGAGGGCAGTCACGCCGCCGCGGCGGTGATTGAACGGGACGACCATCTGCTGATCCGGGTCAACAACCATTACACCCTGGGAGGCACCGGTGCACTGGAGTCGGAGCGCAACCAGGCGCTGATTCCGATGATGCTGCACCCGGACCCGCGCGATGTCTTCTTTCTCGGCATGGGCACGGGCATCACCGCCGGGGCATCGTTGCTGTTTCCGGTCGAGCGGGTGGTGGTGTGTGAGATCCTCCCGGAGGTCGTGCACCTGGCCACTGCCCATTTCGGCCCTTGGACCGAGGGGCTGTTCGAGGACGAGCGCGTGACCATTCACGCCGAGGATGGCCGCAACTGTCTCAGGCGCAGCCGGCAGACCTTTGATGTCATCATTTCCGACCTGTTCACGCCGTGGAAGGCCGGCACCGGCAATCTGTATACTCTGGAACATTTCCATACCGCCGCCGCCCGCCTCAACGAGGGCGGGCTGTTCGTGCAGTGGGTGCCGACCTACCAGGTCTCGGAGAAGGAATTCGGCATCCTGGCGCGCACCATGGACGAAGCCTTCGACCAGGTCGTGCTGTGGCGCGGCGACCTGTTCCCCGACCAGTCCATTGTCGCGCTGGTCGGGCAGAACCGGGCCGAGCCGCTGGACCCACAGGTGCCCATCGCCCATGGCCGCGCCCTGGCCGGCAATCCCGATCTGCCCGATGACCTGCTGGCCGCGGTCAACCTGCGCTTCTATGCCGGCAACATCACTGCCTCGGGCCTGTTCGACGAGGCGGCCATCAACACCGACCGGCGCCCGCTGATCGAATACCAGGCGCCCCGGACGCAGCGTGCCGTGCAGGCCGGCCTGGCGCGCTGGCTGACCGGAGATCAGCTGGGCCTGCTCTACGAGCGCCTGATTCAGAATCCGGGCCTGGACCACGATCCCTACCTGGCTCGCCTCGATGCCGCCCAGCGCGACTACGTGCTTGCCGGGCGCAGCTACTTCCACTACGGCGTCTACCGCCGGGCCGGTCGCGAGGAAGAGGCGGAAATGCTGCTGGCCGACTTCATCGCCCGCACGCCCTTCGAGCGGGCGCCGCCCGAGCCGGAGCAACCCGAGACGCTGTCGGGCTGGGAGGAATCCGGGCGACGTTGA
- a CDS encoding DUF3617 domain-containing protein — MRLKVIATATLLLFGLSAVAETPNIEPGMWEYHNKMTFQSDVPIPDQEHTNQECVTLEDIERGDAFLEDVEECDITNQEIRSDGMDYSMSCHGPDGTEMTMDASMQFYGDRTTGTIHGEMDTPMGPMQMTIELTGERIGDC; from the coding sequence ATGCGCCTGAAAGTAATTGCAACTGCGACCCTGCTGCTGTTCGGCCTTTCGGCCGTTGCCGAAACGCCCAATATCGAACCGGGCATGTGGGAGTACCACAACAAGATGACGTTCCAGTCTGACGTGCCGATTCCCGACCAGGAACACACCAACCAGGAATGTGTCACGCTGGAAGACATCGAGCGTGGCGACGCGTTTCTCGAGGACGTCGAGGAATGCGACATCACCAATCAGGAAATTCGCAGCGACGGAATGGATTACTCCATGAGCTGCCATGGCCCCGATGGCACGGAAATGACCATGGATGCATCAATGCAGTTCTACGGCGACCGCACCACCGGCACCATTCACGGTGAGATGGATACGCCGATGGGACCGATGCAGATGACGATCGAACTGACCGGCGAGCGCATCGGCGATTGCTGA
- the speE gene encoding polyamine aminopropyltransferase, with product MPSSHKWFTEPCLEAGVALSWSVDQHLAHEVTDYQTIDVYQTTHWGNLMVIDGFVMLTSRDNFLYHEMLSHPTLFSHPEPRRVVIIGGGDCGTLREVLAHDAVRQCQQVEIDEQVTRLSERFFPELCERNSDPRAELIFDDGLAFIKQLDAGSVDVIIVDSTDPIGPAEGLFGPDFVADCHTALADGGILVQQSESPLIHQKLIAGVRANMEQAGFETIRTLGFPQPCYPSGWWSATQARKGGPLEPVAPVRFEASGVKTRYFNPGVHVGALATQIP from the coding sequence CTGCCATCCAGCCATAAGTGGTTTACCGAGCCGTGCCTGGAGGCCGGCGTCGCGCTGTCCTGGTCTGTCGATCAGCACCTGGCGCATGAGGTCACGGACTACCAGACCATCGATGTCTACCAGACCACGCACTGGGGCAACCTGATGGTCATTGATGGATTCGTGATGCTGACCTCGCGTGATAATTTCCTGTATCACGAGATGCTCTCCCATCCGACCCTGTTCAGCCATCCGGAACCTCGGAGAGTAGTCATCATTGGCGGTGGGGATTGCGGCACGCTGCGCGAGGTGCTGGCCCACGATGCGGTCAGGCAGTGCCAGCAAGTCGAGATCGACGAACAGGTCACCCGCCTGTCCGAGCGCTTCTTCCCGGAGCTGTGCGAGCGAAATTCCGACCCGCGCGCCGAGCTGATCTTCGACGATGGCCTGGCCTTCATCAAACAGCTTGATGCAGGCAGCGTCGATGTCATCATCGTCGATTCCACCGATCCCATCGGGCCGGCAGAAGGTCTGTTCGGGCCCGATTTCGTCGCCGACTGCCACACCGCGCTGGCCGACGGCGGCATCCTGGTCCAGCAGAGTGAATCCCCGCTGATTCACCAGAAGCTGATCGCTGGCGTGCGTGCCAACATGGAACAGGCCGGATTCGAAACCATCCGCACCCTGGGATTTCCCCAGCCCTGCTATCCCTCGGGCTGGTGGTCAGCTACCCAGGCCAGAAAGGGCGGCCCACTGGAGCCGGTGGCCCCGGTCCGCTTCGAGGCCAGCGGCGTCAAAACCCGCTACTTCAACCCCGGCGTCCACGTCGGCGCCCTGGCCACGCAGATTCCCTGA
- the speA gene encoding biosynthetic arginine decarboxylase — MSEDVIGRARRRYAIERWSEGLFDIDGTGRVTVCPRAGHSATLVEVVEAARQQGLRLPLLLRFPEILESRARRLIQAFDQAIEEHAYQGRFAPVYPIKVNQQASVVRTLAAVDRMGLEVGSKPELITALAVGRPGSTIICNGYKDAAYIRLALSGQKLGLSPVIVIEKPAEWPLVRREAQRLGVEPMLGVRLRLSSLGSGNWQNTGGERAKFGLAASQVLELVASMRQADCLHWLALLHFHMGSQISNLRDIQRGVREAARYYAELDHVGVDVRLLDIGGGLGVDYEGGGTRSYCSMNYSLDQYAQAIVGGIAELCRERELAMPDLVSESGRALTAHHAVLVANVTATETLPRDDGQTAQDDHSLIRHLAEVLDQVEHREPEESFLEAEHLLEEGRNLFLYGDLPLPDRARLEPLFNAILAALVDRLDPDHRRHRELRDRIRYQLSSKYFINLSIFQSLPDIWAIDQVFPIMPLTRLDEVPGERAVLEDLTCDSDGRIDHYVDRGLLEPTLPVHRIGSDETYLLGFFMTGAYQETLGDIHNLFGDTDSVDVRLGPKGFDLDHARSGDTADMLLELVGYDPRALMTACRARVAAAGLDRAEAEALERLLTEGLSAYTYLEH; from the coding sequence ATGAGCGAGGACGTCATCGGCCGCGCGCGGCGACGCTACGCCATCGAGCGCTGGTCGGAGGGGCTGTTCGATATCGACGGGACCGGACGCGTGACAGTCTGCCCCCGCGCCGGGCACTCTGCAACCCTGGTCGAGGTCGTAGAGGCCGCCCGTCAGCAGGGCCTGCGCCTGCCCCTGCTGCTGCGGTTTCCGGAGATCCTGGAAAGCCGGGCCCGACGATTGATACAGGCATTCGACCAGGCCATCGAAGAGCACGCCTACCAGGGCCGCTTCGCACCGGTCTATCCGATCAAGGTCAACCAGCAGGCCAGCGTGGTGCGCACCCTGGCGGCAGTCGATCGCATGGGCCTGGAAGTGGGCTCCAAGCCGGAACTGATCACGGCGCTGGCCGTCGGTCGTCCCGGCAGCACCATCATCTGCAACGGATACAAGGATGCCGCCTACATCCGGCTGGCCCTGAGCGGCCAGAAGCTGGGACTGAGTCCGGTCATCGTGATCGAGAAGCCCGCCGAATGGCCGCTGGTCCGTCGGGAAGCCCAGCGGCTCGGTGTCGAACCCATGCTGGGGGTGCGCCTGCGGCTGTCCTCGCTGGGCAGCGGCAACTGGCAGAATACCGGGGGCGAGCGCGCCAAGTTCGGACTGGCCGCCAGCCAGGTACTGGAACTGGTCGCAAGCATGCGCCAGGCAGATTGTCTGCACTGGCTGGCTCTGCTGCATTTTCACATGGGCTCACAGATTTCCAACCTGCGCGATATCCAGCGTGGTGTCCGCGAAGCGGCTCGCTACTATGCCGAACTCGACCATGTCGGTGTCGACGTCCGCCTGCTCGATATCGGCGGAGGGCTGGGCGTGGACTACGAGGGTGGCGGCACCCGCAGCTACTGCTCGATGAACTATTCCCTGGACCAGTATGCACAGGCCATTGTCGGCGGCATTGCCGAGCTGTGTCGGGAGCGGGAGCTGGCCATGCCGGACCTGGTTTCGGAATCCGGGCGTGCGCTGACTGCGCATCATGCCGTGCTGGTGGCCAACGTCACCGCCACCGAAACCCTGCCCCGCGACGACGGACAGACCGCTCAGGACGATCATTCGCTGATCCGCCACCTGGCCGAAGTGCTCGACCAGGTCGAACACCGGGAACCGGAAGAAAGCTTTCTGGAAGCCGAACACCTGCTGGAAGAGGGCCGCAACCTGTTTCTCTATGGCGACCTGCCGTTGCCCGACCGTGCCCGGCTCGAGCCGCTGTTCAACGCCATACTGGCCGCACTGGTTGATCGGCTCGATCCCGACCACCGGCGCCACCGCGAGCTGCGCGACCGCATCCGCTATCAGCTTTCAAGCAAGTATTTCATCAACCTGTCGATTTTCCAGTCGCTGCCCGACATCTGGGCCATCGATCAGGTGTTCCCCATCATGCCGCTGACAAGGCTGGACGAAGTGCCCGGAGAACGCGCGGTACTCGAAGACCTGACCTGCGATTCCGACGGGCGCATTGATCACTACGTGGACCGCGGGCTGCTGGAACCCACGCTCCCCGTTCACCGAATTGGGTCGGATGAAACCTACCTGCTGGGCTTTTTCATGACCGGCGCCTACCAGGAGACCCTGGGCGATATCCACAACCTGTTCGGTGACACCGACAGCGTAGACGTGCGCCTGGGCCCGAAAGGCTTCGACCTCGACCACGCCCGCAGCGGTGATACCGCCGACATGCTGCTTGAGCTGGTCGGCTACGATCCGCGAGCGCTGATGACGGCCTGTCGCGCACGGGTTGCGGCCGCCGGGCTGGATCGTGCCGAAGCCGAGGCCCTGGAGCGGCTGTTGACCGAGGGCCTGTCTGCCTACACCTACCTGGAGCACTGA
- a CDS encoding NAD(P)-dependent oxidoreductase has product MNTAWIGLGAMGAPMAGHLAGDNLLSSVWNRTRRKATEFTGQFPGTRVASDPIELVQDAGIIFLCVSADDDLRALIGQVEDRLAAGQIIVDHSTVAPATAQELSGRLEEIGVAFIDAPVTGGVEGAINGQLAIMAGGDHRALDEVEPVMRRYARIIHHLGPSGSGQAAKAVNQLLVAGIAEAVCESLALMEKLQLPATPMLELLGSGAAGNWFLEKRAATMLDDSFEVGFDPRLLLKDLRICQTLCSEAGFDSGVVDQAIADYSRLIDQGSGEGDISSLIRLKREPRPGGKV; this is encoded by the coding sequence ATGAACACGGCATGGATCGGACTGGGCGCGATGGGTGCGCCGATGGCCGGCCACCTGGCCGGTGACAATCTGCTGTCAAGCGTCTGGAACCGAACCCGGCGGAAGGCAACTGAATTTACCGGGCAGTTTCCGGGCACGCGCGTGGCATCCGACCCCATCGAACTTGTTCAGGATGCCGGCATTATCTTCCTGTGTGTATCGGCCGACGATGACCTGCGAGCATTGATCGGCCAGGTTGAAGACCGCCTGGCGGCCGGACAGATCATAGTCGACCATTCCACCGTGGCGCCGGCCACGGCGCAGGAGCTGTCCGGCCGGCTCGAGGAAATCGGCGTGGCTTTCATCGATGCGCCGGTCACCGGTGGCGTGGAAGGTGCCATCAATGGCCAACTGGCCATCATGGCCGGGGGCGATCACCGGGCATTGGACGAGGTCGAACCCGTCATGCGGCGCTACGCCCGCATCATCCACCACCTGGGGCCCTCGGGCAGCGGCCAGGCAGCCAAGGCCGTCAACCAGCTCCTGGTTGCCGGCATTGCCGAGGCCGTGTGCGAATCGCTGGCACTGATGGAAAAACTGCAACTGCCGGCCACACCCATGCTTGAACTGCTGGGCAGCGGCGCCGCCGGCAACTGGTTTCTCGAAAAGCGCGCCGCGACCATGCTTGACGACAGCTTCGAGGTCGGCTTCGACCCGCGACTGCTGCTCAAGGATCTGCGCATCTGCCAGACGCTGTGCAGCGAGGCCGGCTTCGACTCCGGCGTGGTCGACCAGGCCATCGCCGACTACTCCCGTCTGATCGATCAGGGTTCCGGCGAAGGCGACATCTCGTCACTGATCCGCCTCAAGCGCGAGCCCAGACCTGGCGGAAAGGTTTAG
- a CDS encoding alanine/glycine:cation symporter family protein produces the protein MLDFIIRANDLINGIVWGPPFMILLVGTGVYLTIRLGFFQFRHLIHAWKNSFGEIFRRSGTKAKGTITPFQAVTSAMAATIGVGNIAGVATAIVMGGPGAVFWMWVVALVGMATKMAEATLGLKYRQVDSDGRVSGGVFYYIEHGLGGNWKWLAVLYAFFAGLAAFGIGNMVQSNTLAQSAEAGFGIPTWITGLVLVVLVGAVTLGGISRIAATAEKIVPIMAVAYLVGSLGILAIHATEIIPALQMIFVHAFQPMSAVGGFAGATVAMAIRYGIARGIFSNEAGLGSASIVHAQARNQPFRQGFWGVWEVFIDTLVVCTMTALVILVTGVLGTVDESGEVVTGAVLTSQAFTQGLPGLGGYVVIIAIIFFAYTTMLTWNFYGEKSWEYLFGRRVVLPYRALFLVFVFLGAVGALELIWDIADTFNGLMAAPNLVALILLAGVMAKEKLDYFNQLRDKAARDLDRDGD, from the coding sequence ATGCTTGATTTCATCATCCGCGCCAATGACCTGATCAACGGCATCGTCTGGGGCCCTCCGTTCATGATTCTGCTGGTCGGTACCGGCGTGTACCTGACCATCCGCCTGGGTTTTTTCCAGTTCCGCCATCTCATTCATGCCTGGAAGAACAGCTTCGGCGAGATCTTTCGCCGCAGCGGCACCAAGGCCAAGGGCACCATTACACCCTTCCAGGCCGTGACCTCGGCCATGGCCGCGACCATTGGTGTGGGCAATATCGCCGGTGTGGCCACCGCCATCGTCATGGGTGGCCCGGGTGCGGTGTTCTGGATGTGGGTCGTGGCCCTGGTGGGCATGGCCACCAAGATGGCCGAGGCCACGCTGGGTCTGAAGTACCGCCAGGTCGACAGCGACGGCCGGGTCTCCGGCGGGGTGTTCTACTACATCGAGCATGGTCTGGGTGGCAACTGGAAGTGGCTGGCGGTGCTGTATGCCTTCTTCGCCGGCCTGGCCGCCTTCGGTATCGGCAACATGGTGCAGTCCAATACCCTGGCGCAGTCGGCCGAGGCCGGGTTCGGCATTCCCACCTGGATCACGGGCCTGGTGCTGGTTGTGCTGGTCGGTGCGGTGACGCTCGGCGGCATCAGCCGCATCGCGGCCACGGCCGAGAAGATCGTGCCGATCATGGCCGTGGCCTACCTGGTCGGATCGCTCGGCATTCTGGCCATTCATGCCACAGAGATCATTCCTGCCCTGCAGATGATCTTCGTGCACGCCTTCCAGCCGATGTCGGCGGTCGGCGGCTTTGCCGGCGCCACCGTGGCCATGGCCATCCGCTACGGCATCGCCCGCGGCATCTTCTCCAACGAGGCCGGGTTGGGTTCGGCGTCCATCGTTCATGCCCAGGCCCGTAACCAGCCCTTCCGGCAGGGCTTTTGGGGCGTGTGGGAAGTATTCATCGACACGCTGGTGGTCTGTACCATGACCGCGCTGGTCATTCTCGTGACCGGTGTGTTGGGCACAGTCGACGAAAGTGGTGAAGTGGTCACCGGGGCGGTGCTGACCAGCCAGGCCTTCACCCAGGGCCTGCCCGGGCTGGGTGGCTATGTGGTCATCATCGCCATCATCTTCTTTGCCTACACCACCATGCTGACCTGGAACTTCTACGGCGAGAAGAGCTGGGAGTACCTGTTCGGACGCCGGGTCGTGCTGCCCTACCGGGCGCTGTTCCTGGTCTTCGTTTTCCTGGGTGCGGTGGGTGCGCTGGAGTTGATCTGGGATATCGCCGACACTTTCAATGGCCTGATGGCAGCCCCCAACCTGGTGGCCCTGATCCTGCTGGCCGGCGTGATGGCGAAAGAGAAGCTGGACTACTTCAACCAGTTGCGCGACAAAGCCGCCCGCGACCTGGACCGGGACGGCGATTAA
- a CDS encoding SPOR domain-containing protein: MARRQARRGSGGSALNGLMLFGAGVICGLGVATVAWIGGYLPSGSETPPGLPAGHDEPAIAEPEEERRSRQYDFFTVLPEIEVVVPQEEFEERARERPEPEEAAGSNYLLQVASFQSENDAESLRAELTLLGLDARVQAVTVNDATWHRVRVGPFDTAREANSARRRLLDNGHEAMVLSGG; the protein is encoded by the coding sequence GTGGCGCGCAGACAAGCCAGACGCGGCAGCGGTGGTTCGGCCCTCAATGGCCTGATGCTGTTCGGTGCCGGCGTGATCTGTGGCCTGGGCGTGGCCACCGTGGCCTGGATCGGTGGCTACCTGCCCAGTGGCAGCGAGACGCCGCCCGGTCTGCCGGCCGGCCACGACGAACCGGCCATCGCCGAACCCGAAGAAGAGCGACGCAGCCGCCAGTACGACTTCTTTACCGTACTGCCCGAGATCGAGGTGGTGGTGCCCCAGGAAGAGTTCGAGGAACGGGCCCGGGAACGGCCCGAGCCCGAGGAGGCCGCCGGCAGCAACTACCTGCTGCAGGTCGCCTCGTTTCAATCAGAAAATGACGCCGAGTCCCTGCGCGCCGAGCTGACCTTGCTGGGCCTGGATGCCCGGGTACAGGCCGTTACGGTCAATGATGCAACCTGGCACAGGGTGCGGGTCGGTCCTTTCGATACGGCACGCGAAGCCAATAGCGCACGCCGGCGGCTGCTCGACAACGGCCACGAGGCCATGGTCCTCAGCGGAGGTTGA